The Ralstonia insidiosa region TATTTCATTTTGAATGACATGCTAACCATGCCGGACGAAAATGGCTTACGCCGCCAGGTGGAGGATATCTATTGATTCGTTGCATTGTATTTCTTTGGACATTTCTCATTTGCATGAGTGTCAGTGCTCAATCGGCAATGGATACTGGAAATATTAAGAGCATAGCAACCAATGTCATGGATCCGGATGTCGTGCGGCAATGCGGGATGTCAGTGCGTGTTCCAGATCTTAAGTATGTATATGATCAGCCAATGGGCTTTGGGTGTACAGGATCGTATGAAAATGGTGGGCAGGCTGTTTTGGATATGGATATTCAATATGATCCGAATCAAAATAGCGAGGGTGCGCGTATCAGCTTTGTGATTGAGGGCGTCGGTGTCGATAAGAAAATCGGCGATGACGCTGATGGAATATTTCTCGTAAGCGGAAGCGGTGCTCCAGCGTTACGGCCTGCGGCAGCGTATGGCGAGTCAAACTGTGGGCCGGTAACCGATACAAAGGTCACGCCAATTCACGGGGCTAACTGGCACGGGTGGATTGCAGAGGAGACATTTGGGAAAGTGCGTCCGGGTTGCAAGCCATCGAGAGAGTTTACAAAGGCGTATCGCTGCGTTCATGTCATGGTAGGTAATGACGCAGTGACAGCTCAGCTTACCGGTGTCTGCCTTCTGAGGAAGCGAGAGTTCAGTCTGGAGAATGGGTTAAGTTACGATTTATTTATGGATATGATGCATTCTCTGCGGTTCGTTGGGAAATAGTGGCAATAAATTTCTGCCGAACATTAACCGACGCATACAACCCTACGTGGTGCAGAGCTGGCAGTGACGTCAATCACGACGGTGAATACAGGTGATGCGTAAGTGAACAGCGGTGCGCACCTAAGCTGCAGAGCCTGCATGAGGCTAGCGGCAGTGTCGATGCCTCAGCTCGCACTGCGTACTTAGAGAAGGCACGGTGTCCGTCTCTGGCGCCTTACCGGTATGGCATCGCCTATACCCTGATTGGCGTGGGCGGTGTGATCGTGCTGGGTGCCATGGCGCTGGCATTTCTCTTGGTCAGCCCCTTCTTCTAAATCAACCAACCTCTCTCAGAAAGATGCAATACAAAATCGCTGTAGCTCTTCTCACCGCCGTCTGTATGAACGCTGGCATCGGCGCTCAGCTCACCACGCCGTCGCAGGACTCTGCCAACCCCGTTCAAGTCAGCACAAAGACCAAAGCTCAGGCGAAGAAGCACGTAAAGAAGCGCTCTAAGATCGTGCGGTCCCGCAAGAACAACGCGGCACCGGCGCGCGATTCCGACGCGGATGTGCTCGCGCAGGTGCTGGCCTCGGATAACAAGAGTCCGCTGTGGGCAAAGCCGCAGCAGTAAGGGTGCAGTGGGCCGTCAAAGTTTCGCTGGCTAGGTGTGAGCCTGCCGTTATGCCAGGCCTTGCTACGAACTGAGTGTGCATACGTAGCAACTGAGCCATGATGAGTCTTCGTTCGCGTGCCGCCGGCAAACGGAAGCCCACCTGGAGAAAACTTGTCTTTGCTCTTTCCTTTGTGGCGGGACCGGCAATCGGTGCCACTTCGGCGGGCCTCTTCTTTGTGGTGGCGGTTCTCGTTGAGCAACCGTCGAAGTGCTGCGGTGTAGAAGATCTGTTGTTGGGCATCTTGCTGCTTGGCATTTTTGGTGCACCAGTTGGACTGGTGGTCGTGCCTCCTTTGGTTTATTGGTATTTTCTTTACAGACCCTATCGTTCCCAGTCAGCCCACCGCGTGCAGCACTTCAATGAGGCACAAAATCGGCCGGACTGCGCCGATCGCTAAGCAGCGAAGGAAGAAAATGAGGACGCTTGCGTTAGACAAGTCTTGGCGTGCCAGCCTTCTTGCGATCGCGGTGAAGGTGGTTTGTGTGCTGGCGATTTGTCATAGGAGCAGCAGTGCGGCCTCCATCGCAGACGCGATGCCGAATGCAACTGAAGCACAGCGCGAGATGATCCGGCGGATGGAGAAGAGCGCACCGCCGACACTCAATGGCATTCAACTCTATACGGGACCCGAGCGAACCCCAGCGTTTCTCAAAGGGCTGACGATTGTCGGCTACAACTACACCGACACGGCGATTGCCAATTTCTCGGTTGAAGGCGCAGGCGGCGGAAATATTGAAGTGTCTTCGCGTGGGTACAGCTATGGCGGTGGCACGTGTTGCGCGCCGATTCCACAGGAGACGCCACTGCCGGTTCCGGTTGGCATTAAATGGCAACGCGACGGCATTGGGGTTCGTCCATGGTGCGAGCAGACTGTGTTGCTGAAGGGGCCGATGCCGAGAGATGCAAACTTCTTCGAAGTGCATTTCTATCAGGACGGCACCATTCAGGTTGCGATCACAGACTATCCGTCACGACCTCGCGTGTCGATGGATCGATACAGCCCTGCACTGCGGAAGCCCAGCGGAAACATAGACAACGATAGTCAGCACGCAAGGTGCAGCGACAAATGAACGAGACTGTCAGCGATAGCGCCGAAACACGAAAGCGTGACTTCATTCGAGGCGCAGCCGTCTTCCCGGTTGCAGGACTGGCATGCTGGGCCATCCTGAAAGTTGGTGGCAATAGCCAGGATTGGGGCGTCGGGTTTCTGACGGTACTCGTCGGAGTTGTCCTCGCTGTCGGTGGCACGATCTGGGCATTGGTCGCGGGGCTAGTGCACAAAACGTTCAAGATCAGCGCACTCGGATTGCTGGCTGGGCTCTTGCTAGTTGGAATCGTCAGAGGCCATTAGATGCGCCGCTGAGAGCCCTTTGGATTTGCAGGAAGGTCGCCGGCGCGATGCAGATATCCTCCGGGAGCACGAATCTCCTCAAGAGATAGTCGGCCCAGCAATCGCCAGGCTGCCTCCCAACACGTGCCGGATACCCAGTCTGCGATAATTCTGATTTTGGCCAGACAGCCTTGTAGGCTCCAGCCATTCATCGCTAGACTCTTGCCCATCCCTTTCAGTGCCATAGAGAAGGGGATCGAGGCGTGGAACCCTCGTGCATACCGGGCAAGAGTCGAGCATAGATTCTTGTCCTCTTTCGCTATGGCCCGGCTTCGTCTCTATGGGCGAGCTGGGCGAGTGCGGCTTCGGCCGCCCCGACTGGTATGCATCGGTGTTCCACCTCGTCCGTGCTCGCCCACCCTCATTCGTGGTGGCGCGCAGTTCTCGTTCAAAGGAGACCGAGCGTGACCCTTCCCATTTCTGATCTGCATTCCGATTCGTACATTGCATTGCGCCTGGAGGCGCATGCCGAACTGTTCGACAAGCTTTCCAAGCTGCGCGCGTTCCTGGGCATGCTGCACACGTACGGTCTGGAACACTTCTTTACCCTGGATGAAGCCCGCAAGGCTGAATATCTCGGCACGTGCTTGGCGTGGGCAGACGAAGCATTCAATGCGCTGACAGTGTGGGATGGGGCGAACAGCTAGCTCGCCCATGTGCTGTCTTCGAGGCGTCCATCGCTGCCAACTCTGAAGCCTGTCGAAACTGGCTAGCGGGGAGACTTGAAGCGTGGGTAAGCAGATATTGCTGGTCGAACAAGACCAAGCGGAGCGGGAACGACTGTTGTCGTCCCTGCGCGGTGGTGGGCATGTTGTGCAACGGGTTGACGATGTTGAGCGGGTATCTGCAGCCGCTCAGTTCGCGTCACTCGATCTATTGGTGATGGATTGGGCGCAACCGAAAAACGTGTTGATCGATACGTTGCTAGCGTTGCGTACCAGCAAGCATATTTGCAGCCTGCCGGTCATCGTGCTCTCGCACTTTGACGATATTCACACCAGGATCGCCGCGCTCGACGCGGGCGCCGACGACTACATGGTCAAGCCTTGCGACATGGGGGAGCTGCACGCTCGCATTCGTGCCGTTTTACGTCGTCGCATGCCACAACCACCGGTCGACGAAATCCCGCAGGTCCGTGGGCTGCAGCTTGATCCACTTACGCTTGGCGTGACAGTGCAAATCGAGGCAGGGATACGAGCAATCTCGCTCAGTCCGCTGGAATTCCGCCTGTTGCACTTCCTGGTGATGCACCCGAACCGCGTACATGCCCGTGCGCAACTGCTTGATCGCGTTTGGGGTGAGCACATCTTCATTGGTGAGCGGACGGTCGACGTGCACGTGCGCAAGTTGCGTGCTGCCCTGGCGGGCACCGCGTGCGATGGCCTGATCCAGACGGTTCGAGGCGGCGGCTATCGTTTGGTGGCGGATGCTGATGCTGGTAGCGAGGTGCAGTCGAAGCAGGTCATCGGCGTGCAAGCAGAAGTCGTCATGGACCAACCTGAGTTGCGGCATGCCGCTAGATCCGTGCCGGATGCAGTGAACGTTGCTGTGCAGAAGGCGGCGGTGACTCGCTGGGGCAAACCTAGCCGTAAAGCGGCCACGGGAGCACGTCACCACCCGGACTAGATGTAAACGACAACACCCCAGTCCGGCCCACCCCCCACCCAATGTGCTATCGTCCCCGCCACACAAATTTCACAAACACCGGGTATGCACGACGTTGTTATCAGCGGCACGGGCCTGTGGGTCGCGCCGGAGGTCATCACCAACGAGGAGCTTGTCGCCTCCTATAACGCCTACGCACAACGCTTCAATGCGGAACACGCAGCAGCCATTGCTGCGGGTGAGCTGGCGCCGTTGTCGGAATCATCGGCGGAATTCATCGAAAAGGCTTCAGGCATTCGCCAGCGCTACGTGATCGACAAGGCTGGCGTGCTGGACCCGGCGCGCATGCGTCCGCATCTGACGCAGCGCCCGGATGATGCGCTGTCCTTGCAGGCCGAGATCGGTGTGGCGGCCGCGCGCGATGCCCTGGCTGCCGCCGGCCGCGATGCTGCGGACGTCGACATGCTGCTGTGCGCAACGTCCAACTTCCAGCGCCCGTATCCGGCGCTGGGCGTTGAAATCCAGAACGGCATCGGCGCGGGCGGTTATGCGTTCGACATGAACGTTGCGTGCTCCTCGGCCACCTTTGGGCTGGAGCAGGCCATCAATGCGGTGCGCAGCGGCACAGCGCGCGCCGCGCTGGTGGTGAGCCCCGAGATCACCTCGGGCCACCTGGATTGGAAAGACCGCGACTGCCACTTCATCTTCGGTGACGTGTGTACGGCCGTGCTGGTCGAGCGCGCAGAAGACACCCGCTCGGCCGATGCCTGGCGCGTGCTCGGCACCAAGTGCGCAACCAGCTTTTCGAACAATATCCGCAACAACGCCGGCTACCTCTCGCGCAGCGAAGACCGCAACCCGGACGACCGCGACCAGCTCTTCCGCCAGGAAGGCCGCAAGGTGTTCAAGGAAGTCTGCCCGATGGCCGCCGAGCACATTGCCGCCCATCTGCAGCAACTGGGTCACACGCCGGCAGACGTGCGCCGCTTCTGGCTACACCAGGCCAACCTGGCGATGAACCAGTTGATCGGCAAGCGCTTGCTGGGCCATGAGGCCTCGGCTGATGAGGCGCCGGTCATTCTGGATGAGTTCGCCAACACAGCCTCGGCGGGTTCGATCATTGCGTTCCACCGTCACCGCGCCGACATGAAGGCGGGTGACCTGGGGCTGATCTGCTCGTTTGGTGCGGGCTATTCGATCGGCAGCGTGGCGCTTCAGAAACGCTAAGCCGCCGGCGGGCGATGCTCAGGTTTTGGCCGGCAGCGTCGCCCGGAAGAAGTCCAGCGCACGGCGCACAGCCTCGGCGTGGACGACGTCACGATCGACGCCTGCCTTGTCCTGGCACAGCAGTGGCAGGTGCGGTATCGCCCCCGGGTGGCACGTATCGATGAAGGTGTAGTGCGACGCGCCCGGAACCAGCACCACATCGGCGTTCGGCACCAGGCCGGCGATGCGGCGCACGTTGCTCTCCACGGGTACCGTCACATCGGCGTCACCCGCCATCAGCGAGACCGGCAGCGCAATACTGCGCAGGGAGTCTGCATCCAACGCCATGCCCAGGGCTGGTGCGATGGCAAAGACGGCCTGGATGCGCACGTCGCGGTAGGAGGCGCCTGAGCGGGCAAGGGAGGCTTCCGTTGCTGCCGTTTTCGGCGCATTGGGTCCGGGGCTCGGCTGCAAGCGATCCATTTCTGGCGGCCGGCAGATCGCGTCGCCTTGTGGCCCGCCGCAGAATGCTTCGAACGCCGCCACATTGGTACGTGCGCCTGCTAGCTCCAACACCGTATAACTCCCCAGCGAGAAACCCACTGCGCCAATGCGTGTGCGATCGACATGCGCGCCCAAGACCGGGTCGGCGAGGATGCTGTCGAGCGCCTCGCTCACATCCGTTGCGCGTTCCCACCACAGCATGAAGCCGTCGCGCGTGAGGGGCTCCAGCGCGTTGTTCCCCGGATGGTTCACACCCGCGACGATATAGCCGTTGGCGGCCAATGCGGCGGCCAACCAGTCGAGGCTGTCGGCTGTGCCCCCGGTGCCGTGCGACAGCATGAGCAGCGGGTAGGTGGAGTGGGCGGGCGCCAGCGCCGCTTCGCCGGCCGATGGATGGCCGCGAAATGTTGGCCGACCGGGCTCGCCGATGTTGCGCGGCGTTTCAGGCACTGACGCATCCACCGGATACCAGATGTTGGTGACAAGCGCTTCCGTGCGTGCGCCACGCCAATGCCGCTCGACTTGGGGATGGAACACGCGGGAGGTTTCGCCCACGTGATAGGGCGCGGCGGGCTCGGCCGCACAGGCGGCGCCCATGACAAAGGCCGCCAGCGCGGCGGCAACGCAATGACGCAACATCGTTACTCCTTGCGGATGGGGATCATCAGGTCGGTCACGCACGCACTCGGCACAGGGTGGCGGGCGGGACTGCGATACAGCTCCAGCGTCGGCCGGTCATCCGGCTCGAAGCCGTAGCTGGGCAGGCAGCGGCCATACAACGCTTGCATCGTCGGTGCGATCAAGGCGTAGGGGCCGATGAGGCGGTGTGAGGCATACAGGCCGCCTTCGATGCGCATCGGCTGCAGGCCGCCCGTGATGGCGCGTGGCGTATCGAGAATGACGCCCGCAAAGTACGCAAACGAGCCGGGCGTTTCCGGATCGCCATAGCAGATGCCGATGCGATCGGGTGCGTCTAGCGACGTGCTCTCGATGCCCAGCGCCTCCCATAGCGCGATGAAGGTCTGGCGGATGGTCGCGATCGGGCCTTCGTGCCGCAGGCACAGGGCGTTCAGGGGCGGCTGCTCGACCAGTTCGAGCGGCGGCAGGCCAGCGGCTTCCGTGGTCGGCACGATCAGTTCCTGCTGCCGGGTTTGAAAGGCGCGCGGGCTGACCCCCGTGAACTCGCGAAACGCACGGGCAAAGGCCTGCGGGCTGCCATAGCCGACGTTGATGGCGACGTCGGTGACGGAGTCTTCCGCTCCGGTCAGGCGCTGGGCCGCCTGCGCCAGCCGTACGCGCTGCACGGTCTCGAACACACCTTCGCCGGTGAGTGCGCGATAGATGCGGTGGAAATGAAACGGCGACAGGTGGGCGACCTCCGCCAGGCTCTGCACGGTGTGCGGGGCGGCGGGATCAGCCAGGATCGCCTCGATCACGCGGGCGATGCGGCGGTGGTAGTCGCGAATGGTGCGGGGTTTCATGCGACAAAGCATAGTCGCCCGGCGTACTGCGCGCGGTGCAGCGATTGCGCAAATGTGCGCCTGCAGCGTTATCGCCCGGCCGTTGCGCGCAGGGTGGTGGAGAAGGTGCGCAGCGCCTTTTTTGCCACCGGATCGGCCACCCGAGAATGCAGCACCACGCTGCGCGGTGGCAGTGGCGGCAGGCCGAGCGATTCGCCCACGTCGATGGTGCCGGGCGGTGCCACGCGCCGGCTGAGTGCGGCGACAGCCAACCCGGCCGCGACGGCTGCGCCGATGGTGCCCACGCCGCCGCCAACAAACACTTCCTGCCACGCAATGCCCGCCGCATCCAGCACGTTGACGGCCATCTCGCGCACGCGGCAGGGCTCGGACTGCGTGGCAAGGTAGAGCGGTTCTCCGCTGCGGTGTTCGAAGTCGGGGGCGGCCATCCAGCCGAAGGGCTCTTCCATGAGGACTTCGCCATCGGTGCGGCGGCTGTCGTGGCGCAGGATCACGGCCGCATCCAGTGCCCCGTCTTCAAACGCATCGAGGATCTCCCGCGAGCTGTCGATGCGGATTTCCAGCGTCAGGGCAGGTTCGGCCCGGCTCATCTGGCGCAGCAGGCGCGGCAGCTCCGCCCCGACGATGTGGTGGCTCATGCCGACCGACAGCCGACGCCGCTCCAACCCGAACGAGCCCATCGCACCCTCATGCGCGGCCACCAGATCGCGTGCCGGCCCGAGAAAGGCGCTGCCGTCCTGCGACAGCCGCACCAGGCGCGGCGTGCGCTCCAGCAGGCGGCGGCCCAGCGTGTCTTCCAGCCGCTTGATCTTCAGGCTCACGGCGGATTGAGTGGAATCCATTGCCTCGGCGGCACGCGTGAAGCTCTTCAGGTCGGCGGTCAGTACGAAGGCCTGTACGGCCTCCAGATCGAGCATCCTCATGGTTCAGTCATTTTGAAATCGAATGATTGAAATATCTTAGGATGTCTTTTTGAAATGAACAACCCGAGGCATGCTGTGAGCACGGTTCATCACCCAACACGGAGTCCACCATGCCCCTCGTTCAAGTGTCATTGCGGCGCGGCAAGCCCGCTGCCTATCACCAAGCCATTTTCGACAGCGTCTATCGCGCCATGCGCGAGACCTTCAACGTGCCGGAGGACGATCGCTTCATGGCGATCACCGAGCACGACGCCAGCACCTTCAGCGTCAGCCCCACGTACTTTGGTATTGCGCGCAGCGACGATGCGATCCTGCTCCAGCTCACCGTCAGCAACACGCGCTCGCGCGAGCAAAAGCAGGCGCTCTATCGCCGCATCGTGGAGTTGCTGCAGGAGAGCCCCGGCCTGCGGCCCGAAGACGTGTTCATCAACCTGGTGGAAGTGCTGCCCGAGAACTGGTCGTTCGGCCACGGCATTGCGCAGTACGTGGCAGACAAAAGCTGAGGTGTCGCATGTTGCTCGCTCACTATGCTCACCATCTGCCCGCCGACTACGACATGGCGCGGCTGCACGTGCGCGCCAGTCAGCGTGGTCCGCTATGGGATGACGCACCGGCCCTGTTCTTCAAAGCGTTTCTGCTGCGGGAGAAAGGGAAGTTTGGCGCGACTGCCAATGAGTATTCGTCGCTCTATCTTTGGCAGCATGACGCCGCCTTCCGTGACTTTCTCGTCAACGGCCGTTACCACGTCGTGACCGAAAGCTTTGGCCGCGCGGCCATCCGCACACATGTGGCATTGGATGCGCGCAAAGGACCATCGAATACGGCGCGCTTCGCATATCTCGAAGAGAAGGACATCGCACCCGATGGAGATCTGACCGATGTCTTCCGGCACGCCATTGAACGCAACCGCGAAGCTGCCGCACTGGCAGGGACGGCGGCGGCCGTTATCGGCGTGGACACAGTGGCGTGGCGGTTGATAAGGGTACGCCTGTCGGAGGTGCCGCCTGCCGACAATGAAACCGCCACGTGCCACCAACTACTGCATCTCGCGCAGCCGCTGCTGGAGACGTTGCCATGACCACGCGCCAGATCCTGTTCGCCTATGTGGGCGGCGTGCTGTGGGGCATGGGGCTCATCGTCGGCGCGGCGGTCACGTTGGCGACCGTCGCGCGCGATGTGCTGCGGGTGCTCAGTCCTTGAGCGAATTGCCCAGCATGTCCAGCAGGAACTGCGAGCCGCGTTCGCGCGAGCCGGCATCGTCGTAGCCATCCAGGAAGGCGCCTTGCTCGGTCATGACGAGGCGTGTGCCATTGCCTGCCTCACGCAGTTCCAGCGTGGCCAACGAGGCCGAGATCTTGCGGTCGTCCAGGTGCATTACGTACGAGTAGACAACGCGTTCGTTGGGGATGACGTCGTGGTACAGGGCCTCGAAGCTCGACACCACACCGCTGTCCCATCGCCCTTTGACGACTTCACGGCCGCCGGGGGTGGCATCCATCTCGCGCACCAGCAGCGTGTAGCCGTTGCCGCCGGCAAACCACTTGGCCTTGGCGGCAGGGTCCGTCAGTGCCTTGAACACGCGTGAGCGCGGCGCATCGTACGTGCGCTCGATGGTGAATGTGGCATGCACGACCGAGCGCTTGATGCCGTCGGCCAGCGGCACGCTTGCGGCTTCGCGCTCCAGCTTGTCGAGGGTTTGCTTCCAGCCTTCGGGCGCACCCTTGATCATCATCTCGGCAATCGGGGCGAGCGGCGTGTGGGTCTGCGTGACTTCCATGCGCGTGGCTTTCGCACCCTCGCCCCCTTCTTCGGCAAACGTGACGACGGTGTGCGCGTTCATCAGCGGGCGGTTGTCGGCATCCACCACGTTCATGTCGATCACCAGGCGCGCATTGGGCACGATCTCGACAAAGTGGCCGCGCGACCAATGGTCTTGCCCCTCGGGCGAGCGCATGCAGACGTCAAACTTGCCGCCCACGCGAAACTCGACCGTCGCGTCCGGCACCGTGTAGTGCGTCGGGCAGAACCAGCGCTTGATGTGTTCAGCAGTGCTCCACGCCGTGAAGACCCAGTCGCGCGAGACGGGAAAGGTGCGTGAGATCACGAGCGGGCGCAGGGTCGTAGCGGTGGGGCTGTCAATGGTCGTCGTCATGCGGGTCTCCTTGGGTTTTGAGGGTATCCAGGTAAGCGCCGAGGCGGTCGAAGTGTTGCTCCCACTCCAGGCGCCGTTGGTTGATCCACTGCTCGGCCAGGCTCAGGGCCTCGGGTTCGATCCGGCAGGTGCGCACGCGGCCCACCTTTTCCGATCGCACGAGACCGGAGTTCTCCAGCACGGACAGGTGTTGCATCACTGCCGGCAGCGAGATGTCGAGCGGCTGCGCCAGTTCGCTCACAGAAGCCGGGCCACGCACGAGCTGGACCAGCATCGCGCGCCGGTTGCCGTCTGCCAGCGCCTGGAAGGCGAGATCGAGAGAAGTGTCATGGTTAAGCATGTTGTTAACTATAGCGACTCTGAATAGTTAAGCAAGTACTTTATCTTTCGGTGGTTGACACGTCGATTTACTTCGCATACAAAGTAAAACACTTCGCATGCGAACTAAATCGATACGATGGACAGCACACCTCAAACCATTCCCGCCACAGACGGCTACCCCCTGGGCGCCACGTTCTGGGCGGCCGCCGGCACGCCGCAGGGCGTGGTCGTCATGCACCCGGCCACGGGGGTGCCGCAACGCATCTATCAGGCCTTTGCGCAGTTCCTGGCCGAACGCGGCTTCCACGCCATTACGTACGACTACCGCGGCATCGGCGCATCCCGGCCGAAGACCTTGCGCGGCTTTGCTGCCCGCATGCGCGACTGGATGCTGCTCGACGCGGAAGGCGTGACGCGCCGGGCGCGGGCGCGCTATCCGGAACTGCCGCAACTGGCCGTGGGGCATTCAGTGGGCGGCCACGGCATCGGCATGAGCGGTGCGGGCTGGGGGCTGGCCGGCGCGGTGCTGGTGGCTTGCCATACCGGCAACTCGCGCTTCATTCGCCAGCGGGGAGAGCGCTGGCGCGTTGAGTTGATTCTGCGCGGCGTCGGCCCGGCACTGGGGCGGTTGATTGGCTACGTGCCCGGCAAGCGCCTGGGCCTGGGCGAAGACCTGCCGGGCGGCGTTGCCATCGAGTGGGGCGCGTGGGCAGGCATGCAACGCTACTTCTTCGATGACCCCACGCTCGGCGCTGTCGAGCGTTTCAACCGCGTAACGAACCCCCTGCTCGTCTACGGCTTTGACGACGATCCCTGGGCCACACCGCCCGCCATCAACGCGTTGACGCAGCACTTCACCGGCACCTGGGTCGAGCGTCGCCAGATTGCGCCGGCGGAGGCAGGCGGTGCCGTCGGGCACATGGGTTTCTTCCGCCCCAAATTTGTCGACACGCTCTGGCCGGGTCTGGCCGATTGGCTTGCCGCGCAGGCAGCGGCTGCACGCGTGCCTGAAGCTGCGGAGGCTGCATGACCGCACCTGATCGCCGCCTCGTCTATCTGATCAACGTCGGGCAACGTCGCCTGCAGCGCTGGATTCAGACGCGCACCGGGGAGGGCGTGACCGCTGCGCAATCCGGTCTGCTGTTCTTCCTGGAGAAGAAAGACGGCGCGCTGATGCGTGAGGCCGGTGCCGCGCTTGACCTCGGGCCGTCCGCCATGAGCGGCCTGGTGGATCGCACCGCCGACGCCGGCCTGATCGAGCGCCGCGCCGATGCCAAGGACGGCCGCGCCTGGCAACTCTGGCTGACACCCGCCGGCCGCGCCGCGGCGGCTGAAACACGCACCGGCCTGACCGAGCTGAACGCACGCCTGACCGAAGGTTTTACCGACGCCGAGATCGACGTCGTCGCACGCTGGCTGACCAGCCTGCAAACCAAGTTCCCCACAGGAGACGAGCAATGAGTGAACCCATCCAGAGTCATATTCAAAGCCATATTGCCGACGGCGTGCTGACGCTCACGCTGGCACGTGCTGACAAGAAGAACGCCATCACCGATGCCATGTATGGCGCGCTGGCCGATGCGCTGGACGCTGCTGAGCGCGACAACACCGTACGCGTGGTCCTGCTGCGCGCCGAGGGCGACATGTTCTCGGCCGGCAACGACATCGGCGAGTTCGCCTCGGTGGCCATGACCGGCGGCAAGAGCGATGGCGAGCGCAACGTCATCCGCTTCCTGCATGCGTTGGCACGCGCTACGCGCCCGCTGGTGGCGGCGGTGCAGGGGCGTGCGGTTGGCATCGGCACGACCATGCTGCTGCATTGCGACTTCGTACTGCTGGCCGACAACGCACAGCTCTCCACGCCGTTCGTCAATCTGGCGCTGGTGCCGGAAGCCGCATCGAGCCTGCTGATGCCCGCGCGACTGGGCCATGTGCGCGCGTTCGAGATGTTTGCGTTGGGTGATGCGGTGAGCGCGCAGTCTGCGCTCGCATGGGGGTTGGCGAACCGGGTGGTGCCGCTCGACAAGCTCGGCGACGAGGCACAGGCGATTGCGCAGCGTCTTGCACGTCAGCCGCTGGGTGCACTGACCGAAACCAAACGCCTGATGCGCGATGCTGAACTGCTCAAGCAGCAGATGGATGTGGAGAGCGCCTCGTTTGCCAGGCGTTTGCAGTCTCCCGAGGCGCATGAAGCCTTCCGGGCGTTTGTCGATCGACGGCCGCCCAATTTCAACGCCGTGGCGCACTGAGCGCGGCGGTGTCTCCTTCGGCGGCCCTGGTCTGGCCGCCTTTTTTCTTTCCGAATGGCCCGATCGACCAAGCTGCGGCCGTGG contains the following coding sequences:
- a CDS encoding DUF3304 domain-containing protein gives rise to the protein MRTLALDKSWRASLLAIAVKVVCVLAICHRSSSAASIADAMPNATEAQREMIRRMEKSAPPTLNGIQLYTGPERTPAFLKGLTIVGYNYTDTAIANFSVEGAGGGNIEVSSRGYSYGGGTCCAPIPQETPLPVPVGIKWQRDGIGVRPWCEQTVLLKGPMPRDANFFEVHFYQDGTIQVAITDYPSRPRVSMDRYSPALRKPSGNIDNDSQHARCSDK
- a CDS encoding winged helix-turn-helix domain-containing protein — its product is MGKQILLVEQDQAERERLLSSLRGGGHVVQRVDDVERVSAAAQFASLDLLVMDWAQPKNVLIDTLLALRTSKHICSLPVIVLSHFDDIHTRIAALDAGADDYMVKPCDMGELHARIRAVLRRRMPQPPVDEIPQVRGLQLDPLTLGVTVQIEAGIRAISLSPLEFRLLHFLVMHPNRVHARAQLLDRVWGEHIFIGERTVDVHVRKLRAALAGTACDGLIQTVRGGGYRLVADADAGSEVQSKQVIGVQAEVVMDQPELRHAARSVPDAVNVAVQKAAVTRWGKPSRKAATGARHHPD
- a CDS encoding beta-ketoacyl-ACP synthase III, whose protein sequence is MHDVVISGTGLWVAPEVITNEELVASYNAYAQRFNAEHAAAIAAGELAPLSESSAEFIEKASGIRQRYVIDKAGVLDPARMRPHLTQRPDDALSLQAEIGVAAARDALAAAGRDAADVDMLLCATSNFQRPYPALGVEIQNGIGAGGYAFDMNVACSSATFGLEQAINAVRSGTARAALVVSPEITSGHLDWKDRDCHFIFGDVCTAVLVERAEDTRSADAWRVLGTKCATSFSNNIRNNAGYLSRSEDRNPDDRDQLFRQEGRKVFKEVCPMAAEHIAAHLQQLGHTPADVRRFWLHQANLAMNQLIGKRLLGHEASADEAPVILDEFANTASAGSIIAFHRHRADMKAGDLGLICSFGAGYSIGSVALQKR
- a CDS encoding alpha/beta hydrolase family protein, producing the protein MLRHCVAAALAAFVMGAACAAEPAAPYHVGETSRVFHPQVERHWRGARTEALVTNIWYPVDASVPETPRNIGEPGRPTFRGHPSAGEAALAPAHSTYPLLMLSHGTGGTADSLDWLAAALAANGYIVAGVNHPGNNALEPLTRDGFMLWWERATDVSEALDSILADPVLGAHVDRTRIGAVGFSLGSYTVLELAGARTNVAAFEAFCGGPQGDAICRPPEMDRLQPSPGPNAPKTAATEASLARSGASYRDVRIQAVFAIAPALGMALDADSLRSIALPVSLMAGDADVTVPVESNVRRIAGLVPNADVVLVPGASHYTFIDTCHPGAIPHLPLLCQDKAGVDRDVVHAEAVRRALDFFRATLPAKT
- a CDS encoding AraC family transcriptional regulator, yielding MKPRTIRDYHRRIARVIEAILADPAAPHTVQSLAEVAHLSPFHFHRIYRALTGEGVFETVQRVRLAQAAQRLTGAEDSVTDVAINVGYGSPQAFARAFREFTGVSPRAFQTRQQELIVPTTEAAGLPPLELVEQPPLNALCLRHEGPIATIRQTFIALWEALGIESTSLDAPDRIGICYGDPETPGSFAYFAGVILDTPRAITGGLQPMRIEGGLYASHRLIGPYALIAPTMQALYGRCLPSYGFEPDDRPTLELYRSPARHPVPSACVTDLMIPIRKE
- a CDS encoding LysR family transcriptional regulator — translated: MRMLDLEAVQAFVLTADLKSFTRAAEAMDSTQSAVSLKIKRLEDTLGRRLLERTPRLVRLSQDGSAFLGPARDLVAAHEGAMGSFGLERRRLSVGMSHHIVGAELPRLLRQMSRAEPALTLEIRIDSSREILDAFEDGALDAAVILRHDSRRTDGEVLMEEPFGWMAAPDFEHRSGEPLYLATQSEPCRVREMAVNVLDAAGIAWQEVFVGGGVGTIGAAVAAGLAVAALSRRVAPPGTIDVGESLGLPPLPPRSVVLHSRVADPVAKKALRTFSTTLRATAGR
- a CDS encoding tautomerase family protein yields the protein MPLVQVSLRRGKPAAYHQAIFDSVYRAMRETFNVPEDDRFMAITEHDASTFSVSPTYFGIARSDDAILLQLTVSNTRSREQKQALYRRIVELLQESPGLRPEDVFINLVEVLPENWSFGHGIAQYVADKS
- a CDS encoding DUF4865 family protein, with the protein product MLLAHYAHHLPADYDMARLHVRASQRGPLWDDAPALFFKAFLLREKGKFGATANEYSSLYLWQHDAAFRDFLVNGRYHVVTESFGRAAIRTHVALDARKGPSNTARFAYLEEKDIAPDGDLTDVFRHAIERNREAAALAGTAAAVIGVDTVAWRLIRVRLSEVPPADNETATCHQLLHLAQPLLETLP